Below is a genomic region from Eulemur rufifrons isolate Redbay chromosome 24, OSU_ERuf_1, whole genome shotgun sequence.
CCAGCGCAGCGCAGGGCTGGCGCGCGCGCATGGAGGACGCCCACTGCGCTTGGCTCGCGTTACCTGGGCTGCCCCCTGGCTGGGCTTTCTTCGCTGTCCTCGATGGCCACGGAGGGGCGCGAGCAGCCCGCTTCGGCGCGCGCCACTTGCCACGCCACGTGCTCGACGCGCTGGGCCCCGCGCCTGGCGAGCCCGACGGCGTGCGCTGGGCACTGCGCCGAGCCTTCTTGGACGCAGACGAGCGCCTGCGCTCGCTCTGGCCCCGCGGCGAACCGGGCGGCTCCACGGCGGTGGCATTGCTGGTCTCCCCGAGCTTTCTATACTTGGCGCACTGCGGTGACTCTCGCGCGGTGCTGAGCCGTGCCGGCGCCGTGGCCTTCAGCACCGAGGACCACCGGCCTCTCCGGCCCCGGGAACGGGAGCGCATCCACGACGCCGGCGGCACCATTTGCCGCCGGCGCATCGAGGGCTCTCTGGCTGTGTCGCGAGCACTGGGCGACTTTGCTTACAAGGAGGCTCCAGGGAGGCCCCCAGAGCTGCAGCTCGTTTCCGCTGAGCCTGAGGTGGCCGCACTGGCACGGCAGGCTGAGGACGAGTTCGTGGTCCTGGCCTCTGACGGCGTGTGGGACACTATGTCTGGTGCTGACCTGGCAGGGCTGGTGGCTTCCCGCCTCCGCTTGGGCCTGGCCCCAGAGCTTCTCTGCGCGCAGCTGTTGGACACGTGTCTGTGCAAGGTCCTGGGGGTGGGACGTGGCATTATTGAAGCTTGGTGCACTACAGGGCTAGAACCTCCCGGGGTTTGAAGGAAAAGCTAGAATATAGCTAgagaaggagggggtggggctgaaCTAAGGGGCGTGGCCTGTTGGAATGGGCGGGGCCAAATGCGTAGGGCGGGGCCTGAAGGCTTTGAGGCACAATGGAATAGTAGAGCCAGATAGGTGAGTGGGAGGGATTTAAGAGAAGGGGCGCGGTCTTTTGGAATGGGACCGTTGTAAGCCTTAGGGCCAAGGTATGAGGTATGATTAGTGCCGGAAATAGAAGAGCAGGTAGACAGCAGAGTAGGTGGAACTCAGAGAAGGAGCGTGGTtatcttttaatattaaataggACAAGCCTAGGACAAGACGGGAGCATGATCTAAGGGATTGGGCCAAGTGCGAGAGGACTGGCAGGTGGGTGGGATCTGAGAGAAAGGGGCATAACCAGATTGGGGAGGGGGGACTTGAACACCGGGACTGCTGGGGAAGCTCTGCCTTCAACTATCTCCCCCTGGGCTCCATTTTCTTCATCCTCTTCAgggcagcctggacaacatgacCTGCATCCTGGTCTGCTTCCCTGGGGCTCCCAGGCCTTGTGAGGAGGCGATCAGGAGGGAGCTGGCACTGGACAcagc
It encodes:
- the PPM1N gene encoding probable protein phosphatase 1N encodes the protein MAAFARLLERLLWPARKEKEEVEEEEEEGEAGRRALDGPQSLLAAPRCAQQPHGGAAVSWGLRFGASAAQGWRARMEDAHCAWLALPGLPPGWAFFAVLDGHGGARAARFGARHLPRHVLDALGPAPGEPDGVRWALRRAFLDADERLRSLWPRGEPGGSTAVALLVSPSFLYLAHCGDSRAVLSRAGAVAFSTEDHRPLRPRERERIHDAGGTICRRRIEGSLAVSRALGDFAYKEAPGRPPELQLVSAEPEVAALARQAEDEFVVLASDGVWDTMSGADLAGLVASRLRLGLAPELLCAQLLDTCLCKGSLDNMTCILVCFPGAPRPCEEAIRRELALDTALGHRVAELCASAQEPPSLNTVFTTLASEDIPDLPPGGGLYCKANVIAEAYSQLCQASEECWEKGRDGAGKLTHTQSGSVLDLEA